In one Agelaius phoeniceus isolate bAgePho1 chromosome 21, bAgePho1.hap1, whole genome shotgun sequence genomic region, the following are encoded:
- the GOLGA2 gene encoding golgin subfamily A member 2 isoform X3 translates to MADGSRQSRLAAAKKKLKEYQQKNSPGATAGTKKKRKTKEGSRPATPTTDDQQPPENIQNILKVLVSDLNRSNGVAIPSLDKRKAYFDSDVATRSAEQLAPDVPVLSNSNSLPSCGSVLPAPESMQLTQMNEAEDHKNALDENRSFSSTEGLRQLSEQLNGLVSQSTSYVNGESAVSSTNIKEMETRYQELAVALDSSNLTNKQLVTKIEELKQQNQEAVNQLEKEKKEFEQKFSKEQAALREQLQVHIQTIGILVSEKSELQTALGHTQQAARQKSGEAESLAARLHSSRQRVSELERTLSSISMQQKQSEKHNKELVKERDNLKLELYKRSKSSEEIKQQNSELSEKVHSLVSQNSAMKLDVEDLQKKLEMAELMIQQFSSQGGSLDANQQLQMALEEKASMETQVAQLSESLQQLQAERDQYVEKLREEGSIWQQRVQQLSEQVHTMAEEKEKHMAKIQELEDNVTELLNTSAVKPMDIEPASPAGPTAAELSLQEEIQRLQQEKEELQGQYQAQVRDNEQLSHLNREQEERLLELERSVQRYSEEAVDRQQILEDMQSDKATISRALSQNRDLKEQLAELQNGFVKLTNENMEVTSALQSEQHVKKELAKKLGQLQENLAELKETLELKTQEARGLQEQRDQCYSHLQQYTLAFQQLAAEKEELHKQFLLQTQLMDRLQHEEVQGKVTVEMHLKELQQTKESLEAVAKENKELQAQISQLAAEMDGRILHQLEEGDEAMTEEVQKPSLVIPEKFESHEEMVIFVTSAMSQVEQEREDLRKQLAAQKQQCRTLLQQITALRQEQQHHVMLDGGSIMDTVPVEVHEALKTAMDKLQLRFTELMHEKADLKERLEELEHRCIQLSGETDTIGEYIALYQSQRAILKQRHQEKEEYISRLAQDKEEMKMKLLELQDLVMRLVRERNEWYSKYVTAAQNPEVLASQTEGVLPAERRIELNATDGAGLREVNLSDEAEQEAAVHQSGFSPADSKAAQPNQEDPTAKQIMQLLREIQNPQERLGSLLENPCIPFFYRADENDEVKIMVV, encoded by the exons ATGGCGGACGGCAGCAGGCAGAGCCGGTTGGCCGCGGCCAAGAAGAAG CTGAAGGAATATCAGCAGAAGAACAGCCCTGGAGCAACTGCAGGAACTAAGAAAAAACGCAAAACTAAAGAAGGCAGCAGACCTGCGACTCCCACCACCGATGACCAGCAGCCTCCAGAGAAT ATTCAGAACATTCTGAAGGTGCTGGTGTCAGACCTTAACCGCTCCAATGGGGTAGCCATACCCTCATTGGACAAGAGGAAG GCATACTTTGACAGTGATGTTGCCACTCGTAGTGCTGAACAGCTTGCTCCTGATGTCCCTGTGCTATCTAACAGCAACAGCCTCCCTAGTTGTGGTTCTGTTCTGCCTGCTCCTGAGAGCATGCAGCTGACACAG ATGAATGAAGCTGAGGATCATAAAAATGCTTTGGATGAGAACAG GTCTTTCTCATCAACAGAGGGTCTTCGTCAGTTGTCTGAGCAGCTCAATGGCCTGGTTTCCCAG TCTACATCGTATGTGAATGGAGAAAGTGCTGTTTCTTCCACAAATATTAAGGAAATGGAA ACACGTTACCAGGAGCTGGCAGTAGCCCTGGATTCCAGCAATCTAACTAACAAACAGCTCGTTACAAAGATAGAGGAATTG AAACAGCAGAACCAAGAAGCAGTGAATCAGCTGGAAAAG gaaaagaaggagtttgaaCAGAAATTTTCTAAAGAGCAAGCAGCACTGAGGGAACAGTTACAG GTTCATATCCAGACTATTGGAATTCTTGTTTCTGAGAAGTCTGAGTTGCAGACAGCCCTTGGCCACACTCAGCAAGCTGCACGGCAGAAATCAG gagaagctgagagccTCGCTGCCCGTTTACACTCATCTCGCCAGCGAGTGTCGGAGCTGGAGCGCaccttgtcctccatctccatGCAGCAGAAGCAGTCAGAGAAG CATAATAAAGAGTTAGTGAAGGAGCGAGACAACCTGAAACTGGAGCTGTACAAACGAAG caAAAGTAGTgaggaaataaaacaacagaATTCAGAGCTGTCAGAGAAAGTTCACTCCCTGGTGTCCCAGAACTCAGCTATGAAGTTGGATGTGGAAGATTTGCAGAAGAAATTGGAAATGGCTGAACTGATGATTCAACAG TTCTCAAGCCAGGGAGGGAGTCTGGATGCaaaccagcagctgcagatggCTCTGGAGGAGAAGGCAAGCATGGAAACCCAGGTAGCTCAG CTCTCAGagtcactccagcagctgcaggcagaaagAGATCAGTATGTGGAGAAACTGAGGGAGGAGGGGAGCATTTGGCAGCAGCGGgtgcagcagctctctgagcaG GTCCACACAAtggcagaggagaaggagaaacaCATGGCCAAAATTCAGGAGCTGGAAGACAACGTTACAGAGCTGTTGAACACATCAG CAGTGAAGCCCATGGATATCGAGCCTGCCTCACCAGCAgggcccacagcagctgagctcagcctgcaggaggagatccagcggctgcagcaggagaaggaggagctgcaggggcagtaCCAGGCCCAGGTCCGGGACAACGAGCAGCTGAGCCACCTCAACCGGGAGCAGGAGGAgcggctgctggagctggagaggaGCGTGCAGCGCTACAGCGAGGAGGCTGTGGACAGGCAGCAGATCCTGGAGGACATGCAGAGTGACAAGGCCACCATCAGCAGGGCACTGAGCCAGAACCGAGATCTGAaggagcagctggctgagctgcagaaTGGGTTTGTTAAACTG ACAAATGAAAACATGGAGGTTACAAGTGCCCTACAGTCAGAGCAACATGTAAAGAAGGAGCTGGCCAAGAAGcttgggcagctgcaggagaaccTGGCGGAGCTCAAAGAGACG CTGGAGCTGAAGACCCAGGAGGCCCGtggcctgcaggagcagagggaccAGTGCTACAGCCACCTGCAGCAGTACACCCTGGCCTTCCAGCAGCTCGCTGCAGAGAAGGAGGAACTGCACAAGCAATTCCTGCTTCAGACACAGCTCATGGACCGCCTGCAGCACGAGGAGGTCCAGGGAAAGGTGACAGTGGAAATGCACCtgaaagagctgcagcagacAAAG GAAAGTCTAGAAGCTGTAGCCAAGGAAAACAAAGAGCTGCAGGCCCAGATCAGTCAGCTGGCAGCAGAAATGGATGGCAGGATTTTGCACCAACtggagg AAGGCGATGAAGCAATGACTGAAGAAGTCCAAAAACCTTCTCTTGTGATCCCAGAGAAGTTTGAAAGCCATGAAGAAATG GTCATTTTCGTGACCTCTGCCATGTCCCAAGTGGAGCAGGAGCGAGAAGATCTGAGGAAGCAGCTGGCAGCTCAGAAGCAGCAGTGCAGAACCCTCCTGCAGCAAATcacagctcttaggcaggagcAGCAACATCACGTCATGCTGGATGGAG GCTCCATTATGGATACTGTTCCAGTGGAGGTTCACGAGGCTTTGAAAACTGCCATGGACAAGTTACAG ttGCGTTTCACAGAGCTGATGCATGAGAAGGCTGACCTGAAGGAgcggctggaggagctggagcaccGCTGCATCCAGCTGTCTGGGGAGACTGACACCATTG GGGAGTACATTGCACTGTACCAGAGTCAAAGGGCTATCCTCAAACAGCGGCACCAGGAGAAAGAGGAGTACATCAGCAGGTTGGCTCAGGATAAGGAAGAGATGAAG ATGAAACTCCTGGAACTGCAGGACTTAGTGATGCGCCTGGTGAGGGAAAGAAATGAATGGTACAGCAAGTATGTAACAGCTGCTCAGaacccagaggtgctggcaaGCCAGACTGAGGGTGTGCTTCCAGCAGAGAGGCGCATTGAGCTGAACGCCACCGATGGAGCAG GGTTACGAGAGGTGAATCTGTCAGATGAAGCAGAACAAGAGGCTGCTGTTCATCAATCCGGTTTCTCCCCTGCTGACAGCAAAGCTGCTCAGCCAAACCAAGAGGACCCCACAGCAAAGCAAATAATGCAGCTTCTCAGAGAAATCCAGAACCCTCAGGAGaggctgggctccctgctggaAAACCCATGCATTCCCTTCTTCTACCGTGCTGATGAGAACGATGAGGTCAAAATCATGGTAGTTTAA
- the GOLGA2 gene encoding golgin subfamily A member 2 isoform X1, with protein sequence MADGSRQSRLAAAKKKLKEYQQKNSPGATAGTKKKRKTKEGSRPATPTTDDQQPPENIQNILKVLVSDLNRSNGVAIPSLDKRKAYFDSDVATRSAEQLAPDVPVLSNSNSLPSCGSVLPAPESMQLTQMNEAEDHKNALDENRSFSSTEGLRQLSEQLNGLVSQSTSYVNGESAVSSTNIKEMETRYQELAVALDSSNLTNKQLVTKIEELKQQNQEAVNQLEKEKKEFEQKFSKEQAALREQLQVHIQTIGILVSEKSELQTALGHTQQAARQKSGEAESLAARLHSSRQRVSELERTLSSISMQQKQSEKHNKELVKERDNLKLELYKRSKSSEEIKQQNSELSEKVHSLVSQNSAMKLDVEDLQKKLEMAELMIQQFSSQGGSLDANQQLQMALEEKASMETQVAQLSESLQQLQAERDQYVEKLREEGSIWQQRVQQLSEQVHTMAEEKEKHMAKIQELEDNVTELLNTSVKPMDIEPASPAGPTAAELSLQEEIQRLQQEKEELQGQYQAQVRDNEQLSHLNREQEERLLELERSVQRYSEEAVDRQQILEDMQSDKATISRALSQNRDLKEQLAELQNGFVKLTNENMEVTSALQSEQHVKKELAKKLGQLQENLAELKETLELKTQEARGLQEQRDQCYSHLQQYTLAFQQLAAEKEELHKQFLLQTQLMDRLQHEEVQGKVTVEMHLKELQQTKESLEAVAKENKELQAQISQLAAEMDGRILHQLEEGDEAMTEEVQKPSLVIPEKFESHEEMVIFVTSAMSQVEQEREDLRKQLAAQKQQCRTLLQQITALRQEQQHHVMLDGGSIMDTVPVEVHEALKTAMDKLQLRFTELMHEKADLKERLEELEHRCIQLSGETDTIGEYIALYQSQRAILKQRHQEKEEYISRLAQDKEEMKMKLLELQDLVMRLVRERNEWYSKYVTAAQNPEVLASQTEGVLPAERRIELNATDGAGLREVNLSDEAEQEAAVHQSGFSPADSKAAQPNQEDPTAKQIMQLLREIQNPQERLGSLLENPCIPFFYRADENDEVKIMVV encoded by the exons ATGGCGGACGGCAGCAGGCAGAGCCGGTTGGCCGCGGCCAAGAAGAAG CTGAAGGAATATCAGCAGAAGAACAGCCCTGGAGCAACTGCAGGAACTAAGAAAAAACGCAAAACTAAAGAAGGCAGCAGACCTGCGACTCCCACCACCGATGACCAGCAGCCTCCAGAGAAT ATTCAGAACATTCTGAAGGTGCTGGTGTCAGACCTTAACCGCTCCAATGGGGTAGCCATACCCTCATTGGACAAGAGGAAG GCATACTTTGACAGTGATGTTGCCACTCGTAGTGCTGAACAGCTTGCTCCTGATGTCCCTGTGCTATCTAACAGCAACAGCCTCCCTAGTTGTGGTTCTGTTCTGCCTGCTCCTGAGAGCATGCAGCTGACACAG ATGAATGAAGCTGAGGATCATAAAAATGCTTTGGATGAGAACAG GTCTTTCTCATCAACAGAGGGTCTTCGTCAGTTGTCTGAGCAGCTCAATGGCCTGGTTTCCCAG TCTACATCGTATGTGAATGGAGAAAGTGCTGTTTCTTCCACAAATATTAAGGAAATGGAA ACACGTTACCAGGAGCTGGCAGTAGCCCTGGATTCCAGCAATCTAACTAACAAACAGCTCGTTACAAAGATAGAGGAATTG AAACAGCAGAACCAAGAAGCAGTGAATCAGCTGGAAAAG gaaaagaaggagtttgaaCAGAAATTTTCTAAAGAGCAAGCAGCACTGAGGGAACAGTTACAG GTTCATATCCAGACTATTGGAATTCTTGTTTCTGAGAAGTCTGAGTTGCAGACAGCCCTTGGCCACACTCAGCAAGCTGCACGGCAGAAATCAG gagaagctgagagccTCGCTGCCCGTTTACACTCATCTCGCCAGCGAGTGTCGGAGCTGGAGCGCaccttgtcctccatctccatGCAGCAGAAGCAGTCAGAGAAG CATAATAAAGAGTTAGTGAAGGAGCGAGACAACCTGAAACTGGAGCTGTACAAACGAAG caAAAGTAGTgaggaaataaaacaacagaATTCAGAGCTGTCAGAGAAAGTTCACTCCCTGGTGTCCCAGAACTCAGCTATGAAGTTGGATGTGGAAGATTTGCAGAAGAAATTGGAAATGGCTGAACTGATGATTCAACAG TTCTCAAGCCAGGGAGGGAGTCTGGATGCaaaccagcagctgcagatggCTCTGGAGGAGAAGGCAAGCATGGAAACCCAGGTAGCTCAG CTCTCAGagtcactccagcagctgcaggcagaaagAGATCAGTATGTGGAGAAACTGAGGGAGGAGGGGAGCATTTGGCAGCAGCGGgtgcagcagctctctgagcaG GTCCACACAAtggcagaggagaaggagaaacaCATGGCCAAAATTCAGGAGCTGGAAGACAACGTTACAGAGCTGTTGAACACATCAG TGAAGCCCATGGATATCGAGCCTGCCTCACCAGCAgggcccacagcagctgagctcagcctgcaggaggagatccagcggctgcagcaggagaaggaggagctgcaggggcagtaCCAGGCCCAGGTCCGGGACAACGAGCAGCTGAGCCACCTCAACCGGGAGCAGGAGGAgcggctgctggagctggagaggaGCGTGCAGCGCTACAGCGAGGAGGCTGTGGACAGGCAGCAGATCCTGGAGGACATGCAGAGTGACAAGGCCACCATCAGCAGGGCACTGAGCCAGAACCGAGATCTGAaggagcagctggctgagctgcagaaTGGGTTTGTTAAACTG ACAAATGAAAACATGGAGGTTACAAGTGCCCTACAGTCAGAGCAACATGTAAAGAAGGAGCTGGCCAAGAAGcttgggcagctgcaggagaaccTGGCGGAGCTCAAAGAGACG CTGGAGCTGAAGACCCAGGAGGCCCGtggcctgcaggagcagagggaccAGTGCTACAGCCACCTGCAGCAGTACACCCTGGCCTTCCAGCAGCTCGCTGCAGAGAAGGAGGAACTGCACAAGCAATTCCTGCTTCAGACACAGCTCATGGACCGCCTGCAGCACGAGGAGGTCCAGGGAAAGGTGACAGTGGAAATGCACCtgaaagagctgcagcagacAAAG GAAAGTCTAGAAGCTGTAGCCAAGGAAAACAAAGAGCTGCAGGCCCAGATCAGTCAGCTGGCAGCAGAAATGGATGGCAGGATTTTGCACCAACtggagg AAGGCGATGAAGCAATGACTGAAGAAGTCCAAAAACCTTCTCTTGTGATCCCAGAGAAGTTTGAAAGCCATGAAGAAATG GTCATTTTCGTGACCTCTGCCATGTCCCAAGTGGAGCAGGAGCGAGAAGATCTGAGGAAGCAGCTGGCAGCTCAGAAGCAGCAGTGCAGAACCCTCCTGCAGCAAATcacagctcttaggcaggagcAGCAACATCACGTCATGCTGGATGGAG GCTCCATTATGGATACTGTTCCAGTGGAGGTTCACGAGGCTTTGAAAACTGCCATGGACAAGTTACAG ttGCGTTTCACAGAGCTGATGCATGAGAAGGCTGACCTGAAGGAgcggctggaggagctggagcaccGCTGCATCCAGCTGTCTGGGGAGACTGACACCATTG GGGAGTACATTGCACTGTACCAGAGTCAAAGGGCTATCCTCAAACAGCGGCACCAGGAGAAAGAGGAGTACATCAGCAGGTTGGCTCAGGATAAGGAAGAGATGAAG ATGAAACTCCTGGAACTGCAGGACTTAGTGATGCGCCTGGTGAGGGAAAGAAATGAATGGTACAGCAAGTATGTAACAGCTGCTCAGaacccagaggtgctggcaaGCCAGACTGAGGGTGTGCTTCCAGCAGAGAGGCGCATTGAGCTGAACGCCACCGATGGAGCAG GGTTACGAGAGGTGAATCTGTCAGATGAAGCAGAACAAGAGGCTGCTGTTCATCAATCCGGTTTCTCCCCTGCTGACAGCAAAGCTGCTCAGCCAAACCAAGAGGACCCCACAGCAAAGCAAATAATGCAGCTTCTCAGAGAAATCCAGAACCCTCAGGAGaggctgggctccctgctggaAAACCCATGCATTCCCTTCTTCTACCGTGCTGATGAGAACGATGAGGTCAAAATCATGGTAGTTTAA
- the GOLGA2 gene encoding golgin subfamily A member 2 isoform X4: protein MADGSRQSRLAAAKKKLKEYQQKNSPGATAGTKKKRKTKEGSRPATPTTDDQQPPENIQNILKVLVSDLNRSNGVAIPSLDKRKAYFDSDVATRSAEQLAPDVPVLSNSNSLPSCGSVLPAPESMQLTQMNEAEDHKNALDENRSFSSTEGLRQLSEQLNGLVSQSTSYVNGESAVSSTNIKEMETRYQELAVALDSSNLTNKQLVTKIEELKQQNQEAVNQLEKEKKEFEQKFSKEQAALREQLQVHIQTIGILVSEKSELQTALGHTQQAARQKSGEAESLAARLHSSRQRVSELERTLSSISMQQKQSEKHNKELVKERDNLKLELYKRSKSSEEIKQQNSELSEKVHSLVSQNSAMKLDVEDLQKKLEMAELMIQQFSSQGGSLDANQQLQMALEEKASMETQVAQLSESLQQLQAERDQYVEKLREEGSIWQQRVQQLSEQVHTMAEEKEKHMAKIQELEDNVTELLNTSAVKPMDIEPASPAGPTAAELSLQEEIQRLQQEKEELQGQYQAQVRDNEQLSHLNREQEERLLELERSVQRYSEEAVDRQQILEDMQSDKATISRALSQNRDLKEQLAELQNGFVKLTNENMEVTSALQSEQHVKKELAKKLGQLQENLAELKETLELKTQEARGLQEQRDQCYSHLQQYTLAFQQLAAEKEELHKQFLLQTQLMDRLQHEEVQGKVTVEMHLKELQQTKESLEAVAKENKELQAQISQLAAEMDGRILHQLEGDEAMTEEVQKPSLVIPEKFESHEEMVIFVTSAMSQVEQEREDLRKQLAAQKQQCRTLLQQITALRQEQQHHVMLDGGSIMDTVPVEVHEALKTAMDKLQLRFTELMHEKADLKERLEELEHRCIQLSGETDTIGEYIALYQSQRAILKQRHQEKEEYISRLAQDKEEMKMKLLELQDLVMRLVRERNEWYSKYVTAAQNPEVLASQTEGVLPAERRIELNATDGAGLREVNLSDEAEQEAAVHQSGFSPADSKAAQPNQEDPTAKQIMQLLREIQNPQERLGSLLENPCIPFFYRADENDEVKIMVV from the exons ATGGCGGACGGCAGCAGGCAGAGCCGGTTGGCCGCGGCCAAGAAGAAG CTGAAGGAATATCAGCAGAAGAACAGCCCTGGAGCAACTGCAGGAACTAAGAAAAAACGCAAAACTAAAGAAGGCAGCAGACCTGCGACTCCCACCACCGATGACCAGCAGCCTCCAGAGAAT ATTCAGAACATTCTGAAGGTGCTGGTGTCAGACCTTAACCGCTCCAATGGGGTAGCCATACCCTCATTGGACAAGAGGAAG GCATACTTTGACAGTGATGTTGCCACTCGTAGTGCTGAACAGCTTGCTCCTGATGTCCCTGTGCTATCTAACAGCAACAGCCTCCCTAGTTGTGGTTCTGTTCTGCCTGCTCCTGAGAGCATGCAGCTGACACAG ATGAATGAAGCTGAGGATCATAAAAATGCTTTGGATGAGAACAG GTCTTTCTCATCAACAGAGGGTCTTCGTCAGTTGTCTGAGCAGCTCAATGGCCTGGTTTCCCAG TCTACATCGTATGTGAATGGAGAAAGTGCTGTTTCTTCCACAAATATTAAGGAAATGGAA ACACGTTACCAGGAGCTGGCAGTAGCCCTGGATTCCAGCAATCTAACTAACAAACAGCTCGTTACAAAGATAGAGGAATTG AAACAGCAGAACCAAGAAGCAGTGAATCAGCTGGAAAAG gaaaagaaggagtttgaaCAGAAATTTTCTAAAGAGCAAGCAGCACTGAGGGAACAGTTACAG GTTCATATCCAGACTATTGGAATTCTTGTTTCTGAGAAGTCTGAGTTGCAGACAGCCCTTGGCCACACTCAGCAAGCTGCACGGCAGAAATCAG gagaagctgagagccTCGCTGCCCGTTTACACTCATCTCGCCAGCGAGTGTCGGAGCTGGAGCGCaccttgtcctccatctccatGCAGCAGAAGCAGTCAGAGAAG CATAATAAAGAGTTAGTGAAGGAGCGAGACAACCTGAAACTGGAGCTGTACAAACGAAG caAAAGTAGTgaggaaataaaacaacagaATTCAGAGCTGTCAGAGAAAGTTCACTCCCTGGTGTCCCAGAACTCAGCTATGAAGTTGGATGTGGAAGATTTGCAGAAGAAATTGGAAATGGCTGAACTGATGATTCAACAG TTCTCAAGCCAGGGAGGGAGTCTGGATGCaaaccagcagctgcagatggCTCTGGAGGAGAAGGCAAGCATGGAAACCCAGGTAGCTCAG CTCTCAGagtcactccagcagctgcaggcagaaagAGATCAGTATGTGGAGAAACTGAGGGAGGAGGGGAGCATTTGGCAGCAGCGGgtgcagcagctctctgagcaG GTCCACACAAtggcagaggagaaggagaaacaCATGGCCAAAATTCAGGAGCTGGAAGACAACGTTACAGAGCTGTTGAACACATCAG CAGTGAAGCCCATGGATATCGAGCCTGCCTCACCAGCAgggcccacagcagctgagctcagcctgcaggaggagatccagcggctgcagcaggagaaggaggagctgcaggggcagtaCCAGGCCCAGGTCCGGGACAACGAGCAGCTGAGCCACCTCAACCGGGAGCAGGAGGAgcggctgctggagctggagaggaGCGTGCAGCGCTACAGCGAGGAGGCTGTGGACAGGCAGCAGATCCTGGAGGACATGCAGAGTGACAAGGCCACCATCAGCAGGGCACTGAGCCAGAACCGAGATCTGAaggagcagctggctgagctgcagaaTGGGTTTGTTAAACTG ACAAATGAAAACATGGAGGTTACAAGTGCCCTACAGTCAGAGCAACATGTAAAGAAGGAGCTGGCCAAGAAGcttgggcagctgcaggagaaccTGGCGGAGCTCAAAGAGACG CTGGAGCTGAAGACCCAGGAGGCCCGtggcctgcaggagcagagggaccAGTGCTACAGCCACCTGCAGCAGTACACCCTGGCCTTCCAGCAGCTCGCTGCAGAGAAGGAGGAACTGCACAAGCAATTCCTGCTTCAGACACAGCTCATGGACCGCCTGCAGCACGAGGAGGTCCAGGGAAAGGTGACAGTGGAAATGCACCtgaaagagctgcagcagacAAAG GAAAGTCTAGAAGCTGTAGCCAAGGAAAACAAAGAGCTGCAGGCCCAGATCAGTCAGCTGGCAGCAGAAATGGATGGCAGGATTTTGCACCAACtggagg GCGATGAAGCAATGACTGAAGAAGTCCAAAAACCTTCTCTTGTGATCCCAGAGAAGTTTGAAAGCCATGAAGAAATG GTCATTTTCGTGACCTCTGCCATGTCCCAAGTGGAGCAGGAGCGAGAAGATCTGAGGAAGCAGCTGGCAGCTCAGAAGCAGCAGTGCAGAACCCTCCTGCAGCAAATcacagctcttaggcaggagcAGCAACATCACGTCATGCTGGATGGAG GCTCCATTATGGATACTGTTCCAGTGGAGGTTCACGAGGCTTTGAAAACTGCCATGGACAAGTTACAG ttGCGTTTCACAGAGCTGATGCATGAGAAGGCTGACCTGAAGGAgcggctggaggagctggagcaccGCTGCATCCAGCTGTCTGGGGAGACTGACACCATTG GGGAGTACATTGCACTGTACCAGAGTCAAAGGGCTATCCTCAAACAGCGGCACCAGGAGAAAGAGGAGTACATCAGCAGGTTGGCTCAGGATAAGGAAGAGATGAAG ATGAAACTCCTGGAACTGCAGGACTTAGTGATGCGCCTGGTGAGGGAAAGAAATGAATGGTACAGCAAGTATGTAACAGCTGCTCAGaacccagaggtgctggcaaGCCAGACTGAGGGTGTGCTTCCAGCAGAGAGGCGCATTGAGCTGAACGCCACCGATGGAGCAG GGTTACGAGAGGTGAATCTGTCAGATGAAGCAGAACAAGAGGCTGCTGTTCATCAATCCGGTTTCTCCCCTGCTGACAGCAAAGCTGCTCAGCCAAACCAAGAGGACCCCACAGCAAAGCAAATAATGCAGCTTCTCAGAGAAATCCAGAACCCTCAGGAGaggctgggctccctgctggaAAACCCATGCATTCCCTTCTTCTACCGTGCTGATGAGAACGATGAGGTCAAAATCATGGTAGTTTAA